The Desulfonatronum thiodismutans nucleotide sequence CGCGATGAAGGAAAGAACGATGATCAACAGGTAGCTGACCCCGTACAGCCAGGCGATGGGCACGCGCAGCACGATGCGCAGCATGGCCAGGGCCACGAAGAACGCCACCCCGATGGCCACGGTGATAATCAGCAGGTTGCTGGTGATCATCCCGTCGGAAACAATATCCACCTGATGGGCAAGCACTCTTACATCCGGCTCGGCCACGGTCACGACGAACCCGAGGATAAAGGCGAAAAAAAGCATGAAGATCATCGAGCCATGCTTGGGTAGTTCACTACCCACGGCCTCGCCCATGGGCAATAGTCCAACCTTGACCCCCTGGAGAAACAGCAACAAACCGGCCAGGACCATGGC carries:
- a CDS encoding DUF1538 domain-containing protein yields the protein MKSDFKENLKEVVLAVLPISVVVILLQVFLVHLPWEVFARFLIGAAMVLAGLLLFLQGVKVGLLPMGEAVGSELPKHGSMIFMLFFAFILGFVVTVAEPDVRVLAHQVDIVSDGMITSNLLIITVAIGVAFFVALAMLRIVLRVPIAWLYGVSYLLIIVLSFIAPASFVPIAFDAGGVTTGPVTVPFILALGLGAVAVMGGRSSFSDGFGLVGLASIGPVIGVMILGMIYG